The region AAATCGAATATTACTTCCCCATTGGTTGTCATATAGCGATATTCCTCATCAGCTTCATTAATTGTTTTAAAAGGTTTTACATCACCCTGATCATAATTCATCTCAAGATGTATGATTACTTTATCTGCTTTATGGTAAACAAAAAAACCAGTGTTAGTCACTTTATACTTTGGTGAAAACAATTTGAATGAAATCGTAATCAAGTCTCCATCTTCATCTATAATTTTCCCATCTATTTTAGCTTCTTTCAGACGAACAAATTTATCCAGCTTATACAAGGTATAGTTGAAAAACATATCTCCGATAAAGTCCTTAGAGCTATCCAAACTGGAGCCATTAAATGCAGTATTATTCTCTATAGATTTATAGTATTTGATTTTACGTAAATCTCCCTGTATAAAAGAATCAAAGTCCTTCCGTCTTACATATATCGGATGATACATATTATCGAGTGTCCACAAATCCATATTTGCGACTAACAGCATACTTATTTCCTCGTTTCTTGTATTTTTTTGTTTGTATATAGCGTTATAAAGAGAAGGTTTGGTATAATAAAGCTTTCCATACTTTTTATACACCGATTTGATAAGGCTGGCTATATTGTTATAATTTCGGATCTGCACTTCTTTTATACTTCTTATACGTGGTTTTAGTTTAACCAGAGCTGCAAAACTTTTCAATATAGCTTTATCATAATTTCCTGCAAATACTTCTATGTTCACGGCATTTTCAGGCAACGGAACTTTTCCGTCATCATTTGTATAGAAAATTTCATTGTCTACTAATATCCTGGCATGTATTATCGGTTTCCCGTCTACAGCATCCTGAACAAGCATTGTTTTAGAACTTTGAGAATAAAATAAACTAAAAGACAACATAAAAAGAAAATAATAAATTTTCATAGGTGCGTTTCTAATGTTTTATAGAATAAAATAAATCATTTTTCAGATTCAAAACTCTTATTTAACGATAATTTAATGTAATTTTGAACACATGAAGCGCAAAGTACTCATTATTTACACCGGAGGTACCATTGGTATGGAGAAAGACTATGAAAGCGGAAGCCTTAAAGCTTTCGACTTCTCAACAATTGCTAATCGTATTCCGGAGATTAATCTCCTGGACTGCGATGTTACATTAAGTCAATTTTCTACTCCATTGGATTCTTCTGATGTAGGTCCTGAACATTGGACTGCCATAGCCAAAATTATCAAGGAAAATTACGAAGATTTTTCGGGATTTTTGATACTTCATGGCACCGATACAATGGCTTATACAGCTTCCGCCCTTAGCTTCATGCTAAAAGGATTACGGAAGCCCGTCATTCTTACAGGTTCCCAGCTTCCTATTGGTGATCTGAGAACAGATGCTAAAGAAAATCTGTTGACAAGCTTATATTATGCCAGTTTCTATGATGGTGATGAGGCGGTGATTCAGGAAGTTGCCTTATACTTTGAATATAAATTATTACGAGGCAACCGTTGTATAAAAGCCAGCGCCGAGAATTTCGACGCCTTTAAAACACCTAACTATCCCATTTTAGGGCAATCTGGTGTAAACCTGGAAGCCGATCGTAATATCTTATACAGGGCTCCTAAGAATGAAACTTTCGATATCGATTTGCATATTTCCAAAAAAGTATTCCTGATATGGATATTCCCGGGAATGAATCTAAATGAGGTGGAAAGTTTCATCAAAGCTTCAGAAATAAAAGTATTGATCCTTCGTGTATTTGGATCAGGAACTTTTTTTTCAGATAAAAACATCGAAAATATCCTACTTAATATAAGAGCTAACGGAACAGAAATCGTAATTATTTCTCAGTGTATTTCCGGTGAAATTTCTGTTGGAAAATATGACAACAGCAACATTTTCAAACGCATTGGTGCAATTAGCGGTGGTGACCTTACTGCTGAAAGTGCACTTACCAAAGCCATGCACCTCATCGAAAACCCACACTATAAGGAAAGCTTCAGTACATTGTTCTCAAAAAGTTTAAGAGGAGAAATGTCAAATTAATTTGTGAAAACCAAACATAAGTTATATTTTTGCAACCGCAATTAGAGAGGTGGCCGAGTGGTCGAAGGCGCACGCCTGGAAAGTGTGTATACTCCAAAAGGGTATCGAGGGTTCGAATCCCTTCCTCTCTGCTAACAACAAAAGAAACCTACTAGTAATAGTAGGTTTTTGTTTTTATCTCAATTTCTTTCCCCACCACTTCCCCACATTGAGTTTTCTAATTAAACGAATATGACAAGAGGAGGGTACCTCCAAAACTGAAATAACAATACAAAAATAGCATTATATCAAAATTAACCTATACTTTATACGGTCACCACTTATTTGGTAAAAAGATTCAGGTGTAGAAGCAGTATATTGTCGTGTATTGGATAGGTTACAATTCTTATACACATACTGCATATAAAAGAAAAAGGCTCAGATTATAACCCAAGCCTTTATATTGTTATTTTAATTCTTCAGCAATCATTACTTTTTCGTTAATGATATTTTGCCATAATACTGTATCAGCTATTCTAAAGCCTCTAGGATTTCTAAAATAAAAATCATAAGAACCACCAACGATTCCTTTTCCTGGAATATATACAAATCTATCAATTCCTCTATGATGATTGTCTCCATGCATATTCCACCATGAATCAAGTGTCCAGAATTGATATGCATTATCATTTTTTATTTTATATTCTCTGGAAAGATAATTCCGAACAGTATATACTCCATCACCTCCTCTTGATTGACTCTTTTCCCAAATATCTAGCGGAAATACATCTTTTGGATATTGTTTTTTAAAAGCTTCCAGCATTTCTTTAATGGTAACTGTAGGTTCTGTAATATTCATAGTACCATATGGGGTCATTATTGGATATTTTGGACTTTCAATATTAAATACCTCGGTCAAACAATTCTTCGCAGCATAATAATTTCCACCTATTTTTTTAACTACTTGATATTCAAAAGTTTTCTTTTCTGGTGTAATATCCCAACCCCATTCAGACGTCATATCACTTTCAATATTCCATACTTCTTTAACCTTGTCTTTAATTTTATCATAATCTACTTTTTCCCAATTGATGTCTTCCTTTTTTTGTGTTGTGCCTATAATATTTGCTAGCTTCTCATAATTGGTGTTTTCCGTTTTATATATTTTGGCTTCATATTGAGGGAGTACAGTAAATAATATTATCACATTACTACTGCTAAAAACATTATACATAGTAATTTTCTTATCTATACCATATAGCTCTTTTGTCTTTAGTGTATATTCTTTAGGTTTAGTCTCCAAACTGTCTAAAAGAATGTATTTTTGAGCGGAAATCATGTAAAAACATAACATTAATAGAAATGAAATAAACTTTTTCATAATGCTAATTAATAGTCTTTCGTTATAGAAAAAGCTCAGATATTAAATCTAAGCCTTTATATTGTTATTTCAGTTCTTCAGCAATCATTACTTTTTCATTGATGATGTTGTCCCATAACAAAGTGTTTAAGATATTGAATTTTCTAAAGTAAAAGTCATAAGAACCTCCTACAATACCCTTTTCAGGAATAAATACAAAACGATCTATACCACGATATTCATTTAAACCATCTTGATACCACCATCCATCTAACGTCCAAAATTGAAAAGCTTTCTTACCTTTTATAATGTATTCCTTGGAAAAATAATTGTGTAACGAAAAACTTATATCTAAATATCTCATCCCTATACTGTCAATATCCAAGGGAAAGGAGAAATCTGGAAATCTATTTTTGAATATTTCTTTCATTTGTTTTATACTAACTTTTGGTTCAGAGATATTAATAGTTCCATAAGGCGCAATAAGAGGAGACTGAACATTCGCGATTGTGAAAAATTCTGTTAGACAATTTTCAGACACATAATAACTGTCACCAATTCTTTTAACTAATGAATAGCTAAATGTTTTTTTATCTGGTGTATTTGCAATTTCCCATTCTGATGTCATATAATTAATATTTGATATTGTGACAATATTGTTTTTAATCTCATCAAAATTTATTTTTTTCCAATTGGACTCCTTCTTTTCATTTTTTTCTGATGCACCTACACTTACTACTTTGACAAGTTTCTCATAATCAGTAATTTCTTTTTTATATGTACTGTATCCCTCACGTTCAGGTAATATAGAAAGGAGTAAAATTCTTTTGTTATCAACAAATATGTTATATACATTTATATTTTTATCTATTCCATATAACGCCTTAGTGTTTAATGTATATTCTCTAATTTTAAATTTTACACTTAAAGAATCTAGCATTATAAACTTTTGCCCATATGAATAACATATAGAAATTATAGTCAATATTATTAATATCTTTTTCATGTCATTATTAATTTGTGCATTTTGTCCCTTCTTGCTTTCCAAGTGTTTTATCAATACCTCTTTCTCTTTTATTGATTTCAGACTCTGTCTTTGTAAGACTGACCATTCCAGCTTTCGCTATTATTTTAGCAGTTTCTGTTGAAATATTTGGATTATAATCTTTTACAATCTTTTCAAGTGTATCTATGTAATAGCCTGCTTCTGCATGCCCTTCCTTATAAACAAAAGAACTAACTCTAAATTCTTTTCCTACATTATCATAATATGTGTCGGTTTTATAAACAACAAGTGCAGGATATTGTAAACTGAATTTTTCTTGTCCCATTGTATGCAACTGATAATTTAGATAAGCGTGGACAACTTCATGATACATTGTAACTAAAATATATTCCTTTGTTGCATTTTTAAGAACTTCTTCATTTAAAGATATAGTTGAATTAAATTTATCACCTTCTTTTATTGGAGCTGATCGTATGTAGCCATCATCATCTTCATTCTTAGGTGTAGGAGTAAAAGTTATGAACTTAATATTATATTTATCACTATTCTTAAAAATCTTATTTAGTACAGTTCCTAAATCATTCTTTAGATATGGTAAGTCTTGAGCTATTGCAAAAGCACATGGATATTTCTGTAAATCTGTAATATCTATTTTGTCAGCCTCATCTATGGGTGGTGAACTTTCTCCACCTCCTCCAGGATTTAAACGAATACACTGTTCAATTCCAAAGCAATCAACTGCTCCATCACCTCCCATACCTGGCTCTCCTTCTCCAGGCGTTCCTGGGCTAATACCACCAGCTTTTCGTTTAACTGTTAGTATTACTTCCTTGATGAGTGTTTCACCTTCTGCTATTGGCTTTATACTAGCGTTAAGATTCAGTTTGTTCGATGGACTCAGATATTTATCCAAAGCTTCTTGAAAAGATGCTCCATACTCTTTATAAAGAGAGGTTTGATTGTTATATGTAAAAAATTTTACTAGGGTTTCTTTGTCTGTAAGAAGCATCACCACAAGCTCTTTAACTTTTGTTCCTTGGACTCTTGGATAGATAACCCATTTATCACCATTCTTTTCTTCTATTGTTTCAGAACGAATATTAAACTCTACATAAATATCCTTTTTGCCTGATGTAAGAACAATTTGTCTTTTACCAGCACTTGCAGTAAGATTATTTATTACAAGATTGTTATTGATTCCAGATAAATTAGTGTTCTTTTTCTCATCATATTTCTTCATTACTAAAGCAAAGCCATCAGCATAATTGACAGGTTTCCCATCCTTCGGCACAAAGACTGAAAAACGTTTGTCTTCAATCTGTTTTTGAGTGATCGCACCATCTTCAGTTCGACAAGATGATAATAAGGATAAAGCGAAGATTCCCCATAATGGAGCAAAGAGTATTTTTTTTCTCATACTTTTTGTGATTTTATGTTTTTAATGGATTAAATATATAATAAAAATTCAGATTCACATTACGGGTTACCATAAATCGATGTAAAATCAGCATTATTTTCTATTCATATTTAGTAACACTCTAATATTAGAGATTTAATATTATAGATGCAATAATTTCATAAGAGGTTGGATTTCCCTAAAAATACAATCTACAACAACCTGACAAAGGTCAAAATACGGTTTTAGCAGGTTCTCTAAACTGGACAGATCAAAACTGGAATAAAAACGAGCTTAAATTATGATTCCAAATTTCAATATTATATCACAGTTTACGGCTATTCAAAGCATCTCTTGTTAAAAAGAACAGCAATATTACGTTGCATTAGTTCATAATGATTTCTAGTTGCACCTAATAATCCCAGAATCAAATCATCATCAAAAAGAAGTCTCTCTTCTCCGTCTCTGATAAGAACCCTTTTGAAATATTATAGAACCTCCCTCTCTGCAAAATGAAAAACCTGCTAATTTAGCAGGTTTTTGTTTTCTATAGATCCTCAAAAACTTTGTTAAATTTTGTGACCGTTTCTAAGGAAACTTAATATAGATATGCTCATAGCTATTTATAGGTATGCCTTTAAAGGTATTGGTCCGCCATTTTAGCTTTTTAATGAGTTTTTTGAGGCTTGTTTCAAAATAAGACTTATATTTTGAATTTGATTCATTTAAGAATACGGTATGAAATTCAATATTTTTAATGGTGCCACTCTTACTAATAACAAAAGCTCCTTCTATACCTGGAACTTCTTTAAATTCATACTTACCTAATATACTATCATATGTCACCATATTTAAATCTTCATCTTTACTTTTTATATAATCATTTGGTAATGGAGATTGTCTCCAGAATTCATCTATTATAAATTGATGAGCTTTATCATAATCATTAAAATCCAGCAGCATAGTTGTGTCTTTTTTACGAAGATCTATTTCATTCCTTGTAAAATCAAAAACGAAATCCGGATTGTTTTTAATAAATAATTTTGCTGCTTTATATTGAATTTCTTCAAAAAGATCTTTGCCAAATTTATTTTCCGAAATTTGGTTCGAAACAAAATAATAGCATTGATTATCGCTATAATATCCATGCAGATCAGTTCCCATCCATGTACCACCCCATTTAACCCCTTCCTTTTCCAACAATATTCCTATTTCCTTTTTTTCAACTTTATCAGCCCCAGAAGGAGCTGGCCTATTAATAAAATAAGAATACTGCTTTTTAGAGTCATTTACAGCACGTATAGAATCTTCACTACATCTTTTTACAAAGTCTTTATGAAGTTCTTTTTGCATTTCCATATATTCCTTAAGTCTCACCTCTTCAATAGAGTCTTTTTCTTTATTCACGTTCTGAGAAAAGAAAAATAAAGGAAAAACCATGAAAAAAAATAAACATTTCATATTAAGTGTTTTTAAAATAGGAAAACTAATACTCCTCTATTAAAGATAGATAAATGCAGTTTAACTATAATAGTCTAAAGATATATTAAAAAAATAAAACTAATGTCTGATTATGACATACAAATAGAATGACTTAGGAGTAAAGGCTGTTAAAAATACCCCCCACAACTTTAAAATTGCAGGGGGTATTTTAATGTCTAATTGGGCACATCAGCAATACAACGTAAAGAGTACTGATTAAAAGATTTATCTGTGGTACTTATACTGGTAACAACAGCAGACGTTGCCGGAACCGGATTTTCAACTGAAAATCTGATCAACTGAACATTACTGCTTTCCGTACTTGTCCAGTAGTTTCCTACATATCCCCGATAATCAACATGGGCTGCTGCGTGAAATGTTCCGGCAATAGGAAGCGTTATCTTAACACTGGTATTCTTTTTACTCCGCAAAACTTTGCCTGCTCCAAAGGATCCTCCGAAGTCTACCGGGGTAGCATCCCACTTTCCGATATTTTCAGAAGTTGTATACTCTATTAGCTTAAGCCATTCATTTGTTGTCGGAACTCTAAAGCCAGACGGACAAGGATCATAAGTCTGATTTTTTACGGGTGCATAATTTGTTCCGCTATTCCACGCTCCGACTGGACCACTTTTTTGTGTATTATTGGTAGCGCTATAGGGATCTTTAAGTCCCCAGAAATAATAACTGCCATACAATGCTGCAATCTGTGGATCCTGATCCGGATTATTGGCTACAAGATCCATATTGGTAACGCCCATGTTATAACGCATCCATATCTGCCCGTTTATTCTGGCTGCAGGGACTCCCATATAGGTAAGATAAGTATCCACAGGAACTATATTAATATTCAGGTTATATTTAACTCCCGGTGTCACTTTCAGATTTTCGATTTTAATATTTTTATTAACAATACTGGCTCCCCCCGTAACTTTATTTCCAACGCCCAGACGGATAGAAGCGATATTAAAAACAGTAGTATTATTTATATCATTGTCTATAATACTTACATTACTTACAGAATTAGGATAAAGGTCTATGACATCACCAGCAGGCAATGTAAACTGGATTGGCGTACTCCCCAAATCATTCCTTGTAATAACTCCGTCTGCCAGCTTTATACTTGCTTTGTTATAATGCGGAGCAATATTGGCATCTATAGTATGAATCTTATATCCGGTCTGAGATACATCCAGCGTTGTGGTAATCTTACTAAACATATGCTTTAGCACAATATCCAGATAATTATTAGTTCCTCCCCGTAATGTTACAGGTGAAGATTTAAAATACATTAAATCTGTGGATCCTGCCATATCACTTAATGTAGCACCTGCCAGTGTATTTTTATTAACAACAGAAGGCAGAGAGGCTATAGTTGTTGTATTTATACAATAAGCAACAAAGGTATAAGTTTGTCCTCCGTCCAGCATAAGAGCAGGTGTAATCGCGGTATTACTCTCCTTTCCACGTATATAATCGCGTTCAGCTACATAATTACCATTATTATCATATACTAAAAGCTTGTAACAAATATCATTAGGCAGCAGCCCAGGCTCAGTTGCAGCCATAAGATTATTAACATTACTTGCAGTAGCATGTAGCTCTAAAGTTGGGTTTTGTGGAATAAGATCTGCAACAACAATAAAGTCATTATCCATCTTTATTTCCTGATGCTGATTAGAACTTTTATATTGTAAATTTCCTCCTGACGAGGCCTGCATGCCTAATTCGGCAATACCTTCATAGTTACTGCCTTTAAAATTTATTTTTACTTCCGCATTTCCGGTAATAGTTTCTGTATCTGCACTCCGGCACGATGTCATAAAAAAAATAAGACTCAGTCCTGCTGATAAAGTCATAGCTTTTACCAAACGAGGCAAGAGATAATCATTACATTTTTTTTCCGGGAATAGTTCTTCTTCCATACGTTTATTATTTATAGGTTAATTATTATCATTTATAATAGCTACCCTTGTTTTAGCAAGAGACAACAGTTCTTCTATCTGTACTATATAATACAGATAACTTATATGTGATGTGGTTGTGGATTTAGGTGATTTTAATCTTTCAGCAAACCGTTTACTATAATTTTAGATTTTATGGTTAACTCATTATTTCCGTAAAGTCTACCCATAACGATTGAGCTTTCAAAAAGCATGTAAATATGTGCTGCTAAAATCTCATCAGGGATTTCTTTTGTGAAAAAATTTCTTAATTCGTTTTTGTGCTGGCGGATTGTTTTGTGAATCTGGATTTTATCATCAGGAATCTCAGAGGAAATATTTAAAAAACTACAACCTCTGAAGTTCTCTTTTTCATTCATGTACATCAGGAAATCAAATGACATGAGTATTTTTTCTTTCTGACCGGAAGATTTCGCTATAAAAGCTTCCCATTGCGAAGACCAGTACTTGTACCTTTGATTTAAAAATTCTAAGCATAAATCATCTTTTGATTTGAAGTGATCATAAAAACTGGCTTTTGAAACCCCAGAATCTGCAATAATCTGATTTATGCCCGTGTTATTATAACCTTGCTCATGAAACAAGATGCTTGCAGTATTTAATATTCTTTCACGTGGAGAGCTTCTCATATGCTATTTCGCAAAAATAACAAAAAAACAAACAGACCTGTCTGTTTATTCTATTATTTGCATAAAATAATGCATTATCAATTATTAAATAATAACAAACACCCTATTTAAGGGTATTTTTATCAACAAAAAATATTTTATTTCTAAACTCTATTTAAAACCGAATTGATTTCTATGCTTTTTCAAAAGAAACAACAGTTTATTTTTACTCCATAATATTATTTATTATTCCATTTTTACACTCGGAATAAAATCAAATTTCACATAAAAAGCACAACCCTCTCTCTTTAAGCTAATCTTAAGTTTTCATAAAAAGCAGGTTTATACTGTTAATATTTAGACAAAAAGACTAATGTTTCAAAAAGTTTTCCGGCACACGGAACCATAATTGCTGCACTTTAATCACAATAAATATTAATTACTAAAACGAGAAAAATGAACAAGAACAAAATGAAAAGTGTAAAGCAAATAGTAATCGGAATGTTATTATTAGGATCTGTAAATGTAGCTTATGCACAAACAACAGACAGCACCAAACAATCACAACCCACTGACCAGACAAAACAACAAGACAACAATGCATTGGTAAAAGAGGCAATAGCTTATCAGGATAAACAAGACTGGAACAATGCTCTAGCAACCTGGAAAAAAGTTAGTGCATCTATTCCGGAATGGGCACCAGCCTATTATGGACAGGGTTATGTTTATCAGTCATTGAAAGACAAAGCAAATGCTCAGGCTTCTTTTGAGAAATTTATTGCTACGGTAAAACCTGAAGAAGTTGAAGCGAATAAACAAAATCTGGCTTATGCCCATATGTATGTTGCTTTTGCTTTGTATGAAACGAACAAAGAAGAAGCCAAAAAGCATATTGCAAAAGCTTTAGAATATGATCCTAACAATGAAGATGCTAAAAAACTAAGTAAAAGTATCAATCAATAAGGACAATATTATAAACACATTTGATAAAATTTTCAAAATCCTCAGCCTAAAACCTGGGGATTTTTTTATGTAATACCCACAGTTTTTTCATCCCATTTGTAAC is a window of Elizabethkingia anophelis R26 DNA encoding:
- a CDS encoding FISUMP domain-containing protein, which encodes MEEELFPEKKCNDYLLPRLVKAMTLSAGLSLIFFMTSCRSADTETITGNAEVKINFKGSNYEGIAELGMQASSGGNLQYKSSNQHQEIKMDNDFIVVADLIPQNPTLELHATASNVNNLMAATEPGLLPNDICYKLLVYDNNGNYVAERDYIRGKESNTAITPALMLDGGQTYTFVAYCINTTTIASLPSVVNKNTLAGATLSDMAGSTDLMYFKSSPVTLRGGTNNYLDIVLKHMFSKITTTLDVSQTGYKIHTIDANIAPHYNKASIKLADGVITRNDLGSTPIQFTLPAGDVIDLYPNSVSNVSIIDNDINNTTVFNIASIRLGVGNKVTGGASIVNKNIKIENLKVTPGVKYNLNINIVPVDTYLTYMGVPAARINGQIWMRYNMGVTNMDLVANNPDQDPQIAALYGSYYFWGLKDPYSATNNTQKSGPVGAWNSGTNYAPVKNQTYDPCPSGFRVPTTNEWLKLIEYTTSENIGKWDATPVDFGGSFGAGKVLRSKKNTSVKITLPIAGTFHAAAHVDYRGYVGNYWTSTESSNVQLIRFSVENPVPATSAVVTSISTTDKSFNQYSLRCIADVPN
- a CDS encoding tetratricopeptide repeat protein is translated as MNKNKMKSVKQIVIGMLLLGSVNVAYAQTTDSTKQSQPTDQTKQQDNNALVKEAIAYQDKQDWNNALATWKKVSASIPEWAPAYYGQGYVYQSLKDKANAQASFEKFIATVKPEEVEANKQNLAYAHMYVAFALYETNKEEAKKHIAKALEYDPNNEDAKKLSKSINQ
- a CDS encoding asparaginase yields the protein MKRKVLIIYTGGTIGMEKDYESGSLKAFDFSTIANRIPEINLLDCDVTLSQFSTPLDSSDVGPEHWTAIAKIIKENYEDFSGFLILHGTDTMAYTASALSFMLKGLRKPVILTGSQLPIGDLRTDAKENLLTSLYYASFYDGDEAVIQEVALYFEYKLLRGNRCIKASAENFDAFKTPNYPILGQSGVNLEADRNILYRAPKNETFDIDLHISKKVFLIWIFPGMNLNEVESFIKASEIKVLILRVFGSGTFFSDKNIENILLNIRANGTEIVIISQCISGEISVGKYDNSNIFKRIGAISGGDLTAESALTKAMHLIENPHYKESFSTLFSKSLRGEMSN
- a CDS encoding TetR/AcrR family transcriptional regulator yields the protein MRSSPRERILNTASILFHEQGYNNTGINQIIADSGVSKASFYDHFKSKDDLCLEFLNQRYKYWSSQWEAFIAKSSGQKEKILMSFDFLMYMNEKENFRGCSFLNISSEIPDDKIQIHKTIRQHKNELRNFFTKEIPDEILAAHIYMLFESSIVMGRLYGNNELTIKSKIIVNGLLKD